Genomic window (Gasterosteus aculeatus chromosome 13, fGasAcu3.hap1.1, whole genome shotgun sequence):
TAAATTATTCAAGGAATGCCTCATCACAGGGAGTCTTCAGCTTACCTCATATCCATCTTTCCACCTGGGGGGCCCAttcctcttccacctctgcCACCCATGCGGTCCATTGGTGGTCCTCCACGCCCGACTCCACGGAAACCTCCTCTATCCATTCCACCCCGACCTCTGAATCCACCACGGTCGCCTCCCCAACCTCCACGGAAGCCTCCAGGACCACCTGGGCCCCCGACGCCAGCTGGCCCACCGCGGTCCATGCCGCGCCCTCCGCGCATTCccattccacctctgcctctgtcacctccaggggggaagggggggccaCCGCCTAACCCTTCTGGTTTGGGGGCTTTGCACTGGTTGCACTCCATCCGCCATGCAAAGTTCTGGTTGCCACAACCCCTGTGGACACAAAGCATAGAACAGAGTTAGGAACCAATGCCCGTTACAGAAGGGCTTCCAAAACCAGCGTCTGCACTGTGAAGCGATACGTACGGGTTGGGGCACTCCCAGTCCCCCGCTCTCTGCTGCATGTTGCCCCCGGTGGGTCCGCCTCTGCCCATCCCACGAGGACCGCCGCGTGGGATGAACCCACCACGTTCTCCTCCGCGGCCCATCATACCTGTTCAGAAAAGTTTTTTTCAAATCATATTTGTTGGCTCCAGCTACTGGGATGCAGTGGAACACCAGAGTTCTTTTGTACAACCAGCAAAGCATTGATATGCGTCAACTACAGGAAGGAAAGCACAAGTCCAACAATAAAAATACTGCTGACATTTACCTCCACGACCCATCATGCCGTCTCGCATGGGCATGCCACCCCTCATACCACCCATCATGGGCTTGCGACGTGCCATCGACACCTTAAGCCTTCGGCTTTGGAACTCCTTTCCTAcaattcacacacaaaacaaaaactcacAACATATACTACTTAACAGAATACAGCCATCTAAAATGCAAATATTCCTTTAAGGTCTGGTGTGCAGCCAATAAAATGTACCATCAAAATGTTCCACAGCTGCCTTGGCACAGATTGGCTCCTCGTAGGAGAGGGTGGCGTCTCCTTTGGGCTTCCCAGAGTCCTTGTCTGTGTAAATGTTAATGGCAGGCTGGCCAAGTCTGCGGTTGATCttgacacacaaagagaagccCCATTAGTTCCCATATTTGTTACACTGACACCAATATTTGAAGGTAAGAGCTATGCATACCCTGATGGGGCCAACATGTTTGAAGAATTCAGCCATCTCCTCCAGGTTGGCCTTCTCAGTCAACCCTGTGATGTAGATGGTGCTGTTCTCAGAGTCGTCCTGCTCTTCAGGCCgtcctgcaaaaacaaaaaatgtaaatgcacaGAAAGACCATCTTACCCACCACGATGTCAAGAAAAAGTATTCTACATGAGGTCGTATTTACTAAACTTCTCACCCATTTCACGCTCATCGCTGTTCATTGGTCCTGTAGTTGATCATTTGAGGAAAGAAACAGATTGAGAAAAGTCAGTTTATGAATCTGAAGTTCAATGTACAACTCATGAAGAGTACTACCAAAGATAACTGACACTCCCTTAAAGATGCTGCCGGCCATATTGGGAAGTTGAAATTGGCAAACTTATGGTAGACCAGTTCCCGCAAGTGATTTATATTGAATTGAAAAATAGAACACCTCAGACCCTTTGGCAAATAACTCTTTTGAAAAGCCTCAAAGACCAGTAAAATCCTCAAAAACCCTGGAATTCAGCTGATGAGACTTGTTAAAGCAGTACCGCACATTTGAGTGGAAAATTGTCAAAAACTCATACCATAAACAGTGACTGAATTATACCAAGTAACCCAGAGAAAATGGTCTCAGGCatcgatgaaaaaaaaaaaaaaaaatcagtatgATGCATATCTTCAGATATGTTTGCGTAAATAAATTTTGAATACCACAAAGTAAGACACATCAATACTGGAAGCATATTTGCTCAAAAGGTTTATGCTTTGAAAGGACTAACCAGTGTAATACTCGTTAACTTACCACCAGGCTTACTGAAGCCACCTCTGTCTCCAGCGCTGCTATGGGGGAATAAATGCAGATATGAAGGCGACTTCCCTTTTACAGCCACTTCCATGGCTCGAGCAAAGTGGCTTGATTGAGGGAGTAATCAAAACATTCTAACTAGCCCAACAGCAACTAAGAAAATCCTCCAAATTAAACAATGATTGGCGAGGATAGAAATATTAGCTATGTGCCATTGCTTAGCTAGCCGAGTACAACTTCAGTGACAGTTTTGAGCAGCGCATACATTTGTGAGAACTTTGTTAATGAATTACATATTTTCACAACCTTTGAAAATGCGaagaaaaaaaccaaacatGTGTACAGAGAAATATTTCAGATGCATTAACGGTGTAGTTGTACCTACAAAAACAAGCCAACTACCAAGTAAAATTTGTTTTAACAAAAGAGGTTACAGCCACCCGCAGATatgtaaaactaaaaacaatGCACCTGACGAGGTGTTCACATACACCAGGtaataaaagaaattaaaataaaataacatttgtacAACGATTCATGACAAAAcaccaaatatatatttgttacaGTATTTACCAAAGTTACGTGTTTACCAGGGTTACGTTAAATCAAATAAAGACCTATGTTAATTAATATACCCATCATGCTTATAAAAACCACCATCCTCAGTTGTTGAAAAAAGCAGACCCCGACTCTTTGTTTTAGCGCCCTCCTGCTGCTTAAGCTTCCGGCTCTGCACTGAGTACAGATACTTTTTAGAGAATAGCTGGGTTTAAATGGCTCTCACTGTTACCTGCACGGTATAAATGTGACAAAGCATGTTAAAAAGTGGTCAAAAGAATGTGATCAAACATTTGTATtccaaaccacaaaaacaatttcaaacatttcaaaatgacaaTGTGCCCAATCCCCCCAGAACACAAATGTACTTGTGCAAAGCTAAAgtaatattttactttaaaaatatCCAGTCTAAGGCTGAAAATATTCATGTATTTAGGATTTTATGCAATTTGTTAATGCTTTAATTCTCTTTCACTTAAGTAACGCTGCGCATTTCTTTAACTGAAGTGCTGAATCGTGACAatctacacgtgtgtgtgtgtgtgtgtgtgtgttattattagCTGCACCAAAAACCAAGAGAAAGGAGTCCGGCAGAACTCTATTTGAAGATTTTGTCTGGTGTACCAGAAAAGTACAAACCACTTTGAGAAAGTACCCTTGCAGACCCCAACACTAAATGTTCAAGATTTGGAAAAAGGgtttccctaaaaaaaaaaaactgtcctaAAATTAGAAACATTTCAAAGATCTATATTTGCAATTCAAAAATAGTTTACAGATTCTTGATTTACAGCCAAATCAATGCACAGTGCAACCTCTATTCCCCGTCACACCATTGGTCTTTATTTTGGTAACTGTTTAAATTGATTGGCGGTTTAACAGATTTGGGATCAGGTCTAACCATGTTAGAAACTATAACCAACTGGGACCAACTGCTCAAATGTCATTACTGCACCAAGAGCAAAGGTGATTGGCATTCCCACGAGTTTCCAGGATCTGCTCATTTAAATTAGGATTCAACTATCGGGGGTAATACACACCTgcatacaatacaaaaaaacacacactcgaaTACCAGTTCTTGTAGTAAGGCAGAGATTGGACTGGATGCCACAAGACGAAAACCCATCGACCGAATTCACCTGCACCAAGACAACCACTAGAGCACTCCTAAGATATGGTTAGAATCCACAAAAGGACTGCGTTTGCAAATATCTTTAAGTATCACTAGACTCGCAAAAAATCTCCAATTTTGTCAAGTTGTGACACCACAAAACGCTCCCAGTACATGTCTGGCAAATAGCAATGGCCGTGTCATAACAAAGGGGgctatttatattatttgtgCTCAACATTTTTACAATACTGAAAGTTTAACAATTTATTTGGCTTGGGTGGATTCTGAGATATTCAAAATGCGCGAAGGATTTGAGAGCATCCAGTGATTATTCCTTTTAACAGTGCGTAGCTGGCAGAAAATTGACTCAAACGGTCTCTGGTTGGTTGATTAATTTCTAAGGACTTTCAGTACCATTAACCAACGCTACATACTATTTGTGCAGTAGTattttttacaatgttttaCTTCATGCAAATCCGATGACAAATAGTTATTGCCAACGATAGCCTTGCAAAACCCAAATGTAAACCGATACCACCATTGAATGTATCCGCCAGTAAAAACCTTAATGAAAGTAAATGGATTGACCCAAACATGGCACTTGAAAACAAGTTTTTGTGCAGCAGAATTTACTGCATGACACCAGTGACTATAAGTTAAGGTTATGTTGTATGGTCTTCCAGGTCAATATACATTTTAGTTAAGCACCACAATAATTTGGGGAAGAAACTGGCATAATTTATTCAACCGCAAATTGCATTGTAAGTTTGTCACTCTGAAGCAAATTAAGCAGCAAAGTAGGAAAATGGTTTAAAGGGTGATGCTGATCCATATAGTGTTTAAACCTTcctaacaaaaaataaaaatctatgtctgatgtgtgtgtgtgtgtagtatgtttttttaaaaacagaacagaaTTATCTTCTAGGATTTCAGCTGTTAAATTCTCGTATGTTACTGCACAGGTACGATCAAAAAATCAagtttgataaataaaaaaagacttacCTTTGGCTAAATAAGAAGCAGGGTT
Coding sequences:
- the ewsr1b gene encoding EWS RNA-binding protein 1b isoform X2, translating into MASAPADYSTYSQTTAQQGYAAYAAQPSQSYGQSAQQSYGQQNYGSYAQPAAADSSYTQAAPAAGGYTQPPQQQYGSSYAQPAAAGYPAAQSTTNTYSQSTQSYGASGYESTPAAAAPAASQSYGSQPGYTAQSAYPGYGQQAAPTAPQSYNASSQPASYSQSSYSQPATYGQQQSGYQAQQASYGQQQGYQQPTQQPTQAPPAYPPQASGSYGQPPANQYSQQGGPPSYNQSNHYSNYRQDGQGGGSGYSGSESSRYPGSGDSRGPGRDGFDRGGMMHRGRGGMGRGGMGAGDRGGFSKPGGPMNSDEREMGRPEEQDDSENSTIYITGLTEKANLEEMAEFFKHVGPIRINRRLGQPAINIYTDKDSGKPKGDATLSYEEPICAKAAVEHFDGKEFQSRRLKVSMARRKPMMGGMRGGMPMRDGMMGRGGMMGRGGERGGFIPRGGPRGMGRGGPTGGNMQQRAGDWECPNPGCGNQNFAWRMECNQCKAPKPEGLGGGPPFPPGGDRGRGGMGMRGGRGMDRGGPAGVGGPGGPGGFRGGWGGDRGGFRGRGGMDRGGFRGVGRGGPPMDRMGGRGGRGMGPPGGKMDMRDHRQERRERPY
- the ewsr1b gene encoding EWS RNA-binding protein 1b isoform X5 is translated as MASAPDYSTYSQTTAQQGYAAYAAQPSQSYGQSAQQSYGQQNYGSYAQPAAADSSYTQAAPAAGGYTQPPQQQYGSSYAQPAAAGYPAAQSTTNTYSQSTQSYGASGYESTPAAAAPAASQSYGSQPGYTAQSAYPGYGQQAAPTAPQSYNASSQPASYSQSSYSQPATYGQQQSGYQAQQASYGQQQGYQQPTQQPTQAPPAYPPQASGSYGQPPANQYSQQGGPPSYNQSNHYSNYRQDGQGGGSGYSGSESSRYPGSGDSRGPGRDGFDRGGMMHRGRGGMGRGGMGAGDRGGFSKPGGPMNSDEREMGRPEEQDDSENSTIYITGLTEKANLEEMAEFFKHVGPIRINRRLGQPAINIYTDKDSGKPKGDATLSYEEPICAKAAVEHFDGKEFQSRRLKVSMARRKPMMGGMRGGMPMRDGMMGRGGMMGRGGERGGFIPRGGPRGMGRGGPTGGNMQQRAGDWECPNPGCGNQNFAWRMECNQCKAPKPEGLGGGPPFPPGGDRGRGGMGMRGGRGMDRGGPAGVGGPGGPGGFRGGWGGDRGGFRGRGGMDRGGFRGVGRGGPPMDRMGGRGGRGMGPPGGKMDMRDHRQERRERPY
- the ewsr1b gene encoding EWS RNA-binding protein 1b isoform X13; translated protein: MASAPDYSTYSQTTAQQGYAAYAAQPSQSYGQSAQQSYGQQNYGSYAQPAAADSSYTQAAPAAGGYTQPPQQQYGSSYAQPAAAGYPAAQSTTNTYSQSTQSYGASGYESTPAAAAPAASQSYGSQPGYTAQSAYPGYGQQAAPTAPQSSQPASYSQSSYSQPATYGQQQSGYQAQQASYGQQQGYQQPTQQPTQAPPAYPPQASGSYGQPPANQYSQQGGPPSYNQSNHYSNYRQDGQGGGSGYSGSESSRYPGSGDSRGPGRDGFDRGGMMHRGRGGMGRGGMGAGDRGGFSKPGGPMNSDEREMGRPEEQDDSENSTIYITGLTEKANLEEMAEFFKHVGPIRINRRLGQPAINIYTDKDSGKPKGDATLSYEEPICAKAAVEHFDGKEFQSRRLKVSMARRKPMMGGMRGGMPMRDGMMGRGGMMGRGGERGGFIPRGGPRGMGRGGPTGGNMQQRAGDWECPNPGCGNQNFAWRMECNQCKAPKPEGLGGGPPFPPGGDRGRGGMGMRGGRGMDRGGPAGVGGPGGPGGFRGGWGGDRGGFRGRGGMDRGGFRGVGRGGPPMDRMGGRGGRGMGPPGGKMDMRDHRQERRERPY
- the ewsr1b gene encoding EWS RNA-binding protein 1b isoform X14, whose protein sequence is MASAPADYSTYSQTTAQQGYAAYAAQPSQSYGQSAQSYGQQNYGSYAQPAAADSSYTQAAPAAGGYTQPPQQQYGSSYAQPAAAGYPAAQSTTNTYSQSTQSYGASGYESTPAAAAPAASQSYGSQPGYTAQSAYPGYGQQAAPTAPQSSQPASYSQSSYSQPATYGQQQSGYQAQQASYGQQQGYQQPTQQPTQAPPAYPPQASGSYGQPPANQYSQQGGPPSYNQSNHYSNYRQDGQGGGSGYSGSESSRYPGSGDSRGPGRDGFDRGGMMHRGRGGMGRGGMGAGDRGGFSKPGGPMNSDEREMGRPEEQDDSENSTIYITGLTEKANLEEMAEFFKHVGPIRINRRLGQPAINIYTDKDSGKPKGDATLSYEEPICAKAAVEHFDGKEFQSRRLKVSMARRKPMMGGMRGGMPMRDGMMGRGGMMGRGGERGGFIPRGGPRGMGRGGPTGGNMQQRAGDWECPNPGCGNQNFAWRMECNQCKAPKPEGLGGGPPFPPGGDRGRGGMGMRGGRGMDRGGPAGVGGPGGPGGFRGGWGGDRGGFRGRGGMDRGGFRGVGRGGPPMDRMGGRGGRGMGPPGGKMDMRDHRQERRERPY
- the ewsr1b gene encoding EWS RNA-binding protein 1b isoform X1, producing the protein MASAPADYSTYSQTTAQQGYAAYAAQPSQSYGQSAQQSYGQQNYGSYAQPAAADSSYTQAAPAAGGYTQPPQQQYGSSYAQPAAAGYPAAQSTTNTYSQSTQSYGASGYESTPAAAAPAASQSYGSQPGYTAQSAYPGYGQQAAPTAPQSYNASSQPASYSQSSYSQPATYGQQQSGYQAQQASYGQQQGYQQPTQQPTQAPPAYPPQASGSYGQPPANQYSQQGGPPSYNQSNHYSNYRQDGQGGGSGYSGSESSRYPGSGDSRGPGRDGFDRGGMMHRGRGGMGRGGMGSAGDRGGFSKPGGPMNSDEREMGRPEEQDDSENSTIYITGLTEKANLEEMAEFFKHVGPIRINRRLGQPAINIYTDKDSGKPKGDATLSYEEPICAKAAVEHFDGKEFQSRRLKVSMARRKPMMGGMRGGMPMRDGMMGRGGMMGRGGERGGFIPRGGPRGMGRGGPTGGNMQQRAGDWECPNPGCGNQNFAWRMECNQCKAPKPEGLGGGPPFPPGGDRGRGGMGMRGGRGMDRGGPAGVGGPGGPGGFRGGWGGDRGGFRGRGGMDRGGFRGVGRGGPPMDRMGGRGGRGMGPPGGKMDMRDHRQERRERPY
- the ewsr1b gene encoding EWS RNA-binding protein 1b isoform X7, with the protein product MASAPDYSTYSQTTAQQGYAAYAAQPSQSYGQSAQSYGQQNYGSYAQPAAADSSYTQAAPAAGGYTQPPQQQYGSSYAQPAAAGYPAAQSTTNTYSQSTQSYGASGYESTPAAAAPAASQSYGSQPGYTAQSAYPGYGQQAAPTAPQSYNASSQPASYSQSSYSQPATYGQQQSGYQAQQASYGQQQGYQQPTQQPTQAPPAYPPQASGSYGQPPANQYSQQGGPPSYNQSNHYSNYRQDGQGGGSGYSGSESSRYPGSGDSRGPGRDGFDRGGMMHRGRGGMGRGGMGSAGDRGGFSKPGGPMNSDEREMGRPEEQDDSENSTIYITGLTEKANLEEMAEFFKHVGPIRINRRLGQPAINIYTDKDSGKPKGDATLSYEEPICAKAAVEHFDGKEFQSRRLKVSMARRKPMMGGMRGGMPMRDGMMGRGGMMGRGGERGGFIPRGGPRGMGRGGPTGGNMQQRAGDWECPNPGCGNQNFAWRMECNQCKAPKPEGLGGGPPFPPGGDRGRGGMGMRGGRGMDRGGPAGVGGPGGPGGFRGGWGGDRGGFRGRGGMDRGGFRGVGRGGPPMDRMGGRGGRGMGPPGGKMDMRDHRQERRERPY
- the ewsr1b gene encoding EWS RNA-binding protein 1b isoform X9 — protein: MASAPADYSTYSQTTAQQGYAAYAAQPSQSYGQSAQQSYGQQNYGSYAQPAAADSSYTQAAPAAGGYTQPPQQQYGSSYAQPAAAGYPAAQSTTNTYSQSTQSYGASGYESTPAAAAPAASQSYGSQPGYTAQSAYPGYGQQAAPTAPQSSQPASYSQSSYSQPATYGQQQSGYQAQQASYGQQQGYQQPTQQPTQAPPAYPPQASGSYGQPPANQYSQQGGPPSYNQSNHYSNYRQDGQGGGSGYSGSESSRYPGSGDSRGPGRDGFDRGGMMHRGRGGMGRGGMGSAGDRGGFSKPGGPMNSDEREMGRPEEQDDSENSTIYITGLTEKANLEEMAEFFKHVGPIRINRRLGQPAINIYTDKDSGKPKGDATLSYEEPICAKAAVEHFDGKEFQSRRLKVSMARRKPMMGGMRGGMPMRDGMMGRGGMMGRGGERGGFIPRGGPRGMGRGGPTGGNMQQRAGDWECPNPGCGNQNFAWRMECNQCKAPKPEGLGGGPPFPPGGDRGRGGMGMRGGRGMDRGGPAGVGGPGGPGGFRGGWGGDRGGFRGRGGMDRGGFRGVGRGGPPMDRMGGRGGRGMGPPGGKMDMRDHRQERRERPY
- the ewsr1b gene encoding EWS RNA-binding protein 1b isoform X11 → MASAPDYSTYSQTTAQQGYAAYAAQPSQSYGQSAQQSYGQQNYGSYAQPAAADSSYTQAAPAAGGYTQPPQQQYGSSYAQPAAAGYPAAQSTTNTYSQSTQSYGASGYESTPAAAAPAASQSYGSQPGYTAQSAYPGYGQQAAPTAPQSSQPASYSQSSYSQPATYGQQQSGYQAQQASYGQQQGYQQPTQQPTQAPPAYPPQASGSYGQPPANQYSQQGGPPSYNQSNHYSNYRQDGQGGGSGYSGSESSRYPGSGDSRGPGRDGFDRGGMMHRGRGGMGRGGMGSAGDRGGFSKPGGPMNSDEREMGRPEEQDDSENSTIYITGLTEKANLEEMAEFFKHVGPIRINRRLGQPAINIYTDKDSGKPKGDATLSYEEPICAKAAVEHFDGKEFQSRRLKVSMARRKPMMGGMRGGMPMRDGMMGRGGMMGRGGERGGFIPRGGPRGMGRGGPTGGNMQQRAGDWECPNPGCGNQNFAWRMECNQCKAPKPEGLGGGPPFPPGGDRGRGGMGMRGGRGMDRGGPAGVGGPGGPGGFRGGWGGDRGGFRGRGGMDRGGFRGVGRGGPPMDRMGGRGGRGMGPPGGKMDMRDHRQERRERPY
- the ewsr1b gene encoding EWS RNA-binding protein 1b isoform X15, with product MASAPDYSTYSQTTAQQGYAAYAAQPSQSYGQSAQSYGQQNYGSYAQPAAADSSYTQAAPAAGGYTQPPQQQYGSSYAQPAAAGYPAAQSTTNTYSQSTQSYGASGYESTPAAAAPAASQSYGSQPGYTAQSAYPGYGQQAAPTAPQSSQPASYSQSSYSQPATYGQQQSGYQAQQASYGQQQGYQQPTQQPTQAPPAYPPQASGSYGQPPANQYSQQGGPPSYNQSNHYSNYRQDGQGGGSGYSGSESSRYPGSGDSRGPGRDGFDRGGMMHRGRGGMGRGGMGSAGDRGGFSKPGGPMNSDEREMGRPEEQDDSENSTIYITGLTEKANLEEMAEFFKHVGPIRINRRLGQPAINIYTDKDSGKPKGDATLSYEEPICAKAAVEHFDGKEFQSRRLKVSMARRKPMMGGMRGGMPMRDGMMGRGGMMGRGGERGGFIPRGGPRGMGRGGPTGGNMQQRAGDWECPNPGCGNQNFAWRMECNQCKAPKPEGLGGGPPFPPGGDRGRGGMGMRGGRGMDRGGPAGVGGPGGPGGFRGGWGGDRGGFRGRGGMDRGGFRGVGRGGPPMDRMGGRGGRGMGPPGGKMDMRDHRQERRERPY
- the ewsr1b gene encoding EWS RNA-binding protein 1b isoform X8; this encodes MASAPDYSTYSQTTAQQGYAAYAAQPSQSYGQSAQSYGQQNYGSYAQPAAADSSYTQAAPAAGGYTQPPQQQYGSSYAQPAAAGYPAAQSTTNTYSQSTQSYGASGYESTPAAAAPAASQSYGSQPGYTAQSAYPGYGQQAAPTAPQSYNASSQPASYSQSSYSQPATYGQQQSGYQAQQASYGQQQGYQQPTQQPTQAPPAYPPQASGSYGQPPANQYSQQGGPPSYNQSNHYSNYRQDGQGGGSGYSGSESSRYPGSGDSRGPGRDGFDRGGMMHRGRGGMGRGGMGAGDRGGFSKPGGPMNSDEREMGRPEEQDDSENSTIYITGLTEKANLEEMAEFFKHVGPIRINRRLGQPAINIYTDKDSGKPKGDATLSYEEPICAKAAVEHFDGKEFQSRRLKVSMARRKPMMGGMRGGMPMRDGMMGRGGMMGRGGERGGFIPRGGPRGMGRGGPTGGNMQQRAGDWECPNPGCGNQNFAWRMECNQCKAPKPEGLGGGPPFPPGGDRGRGGMGMRGGRGMDRGGPAGVGGPGGPGGFRGGWGGDRGGFRGRGGMDRGGFRGVGRGGPPMDRMGGRGGRGMGPPGGKMDMRDHRQERRERPY
- the ewsr1b gene encoding EWS RNA-binding protein 1b isoform X6, with the translated sequence MASAPADYSTYSQTTAQQGYAAYAAQPSQSYGQSAQSYGQQNYGSYAQPAAADSSYTQAAPAAGGYTQPPQQQYGSSYAQPAAAGYPAAQSTTNTYSQSTQSYGASGYESTPAAAAPAASQSYGSQPGYTAQSAYPGYGQQAAPTAPQSYNASSQPASYSQSSYSQPATYGQQQSGYQAQQASYGQQQGYQQPTQQPTQAPPAYPPQASGSYGQPPANQYSQQGGPPSYNQSNHYSNYRQDGQGGGSGYSGSESSRYPGSGDSRGPGRDGFDRGGMMHRGRGGMGRGGMGAGDRGGFSKPGGPMNSDEREMGRPEEQDDSENSTIYITGLTEKANLEEMAEFFKHVGPIRINRRLGQPAINIYTDKDSGKPKGDATLSYEEPICAKAAVEHFDGKEFQSRRLKVSMARRKPMMGGMRGGMPMRDGMMGRGGMMGRGGERGGFIPRGGPRGMGRGGPTGGNMQQRAGDWECPNPGCGNQNFAWRMECNQCKAPKPEGLGGGPPFPPGGDRGRGGMGMRGGRGMDRGGPAGVGGPGGPGGFRGGWGGDRGGFRGRGGMDRGGFRGVGRGGPPMDRMGGRGGRGMGPPGGKMDMRDHRQERRERPY
- the ewsr1b gene encoding EWS RNA-binding protein 1b isoform X3, whose protein sequence is MASAPDYSTYSQTTAQQGYAAYAAQPSQSYGQSAQQSYGQQNYGSYAQPAAADSSYTQAAPAAGGYTQPPQQQYGSSYAQPAAAGYPAAQSTTNTYSQSTQSYGASGYESTPAAAAPAASQSYGSQPGYTAQSAYPGYGQQAAPTAPQSYNASSQPASYSQSSYSQPATYGQQQSGYQAQQASYGQQQGYQQPTQQPTQAPPAYPPQASGSYGQPPANQYSQQGGPPSYNQSNHYSNYRQDGQGGGSGYSGSESSRYPGSGDSRGPGRDGFDRGGMMHRGRGGMGRGGMGSAGDRGGFSKPGGPMNSDEREMGRPEEQDDSENSTIYITGLTEKANLEEMAEFFKHVGPIRINRRLGQPAINIYTDKDSGKPKGDATLSYEEPICAKAAVEHFDGKEFQSRRLKVSMARRKPMMGGMRGGMPMRDGMMGRGGMMGRGGERGGFIPRGGPRGMGRGGPTGGNMQQRAGDWECPNPGCGNQNFAWRMECNQCKAPKPEGLGGGPPFPPGGDRGRGGMGMRGGRGMDRGGPAGVGGPGGPGGFRGGWGGDRGGFRGRGGMDRGGFRGVGRGGPPMDRMGGRGGRGMGPPGGKMDMRDHRQERRERPY
- the ewsr1b gene encoding EWS RNA-binding protein 1b isoform X12 produces the protein MASAPADYSTYSQTTAQQGYAAYAAQPSQSYGQSAQSYGQQNYGSYAQPAAADSSYTQAAPAAGGYTQPPQQQYGSSYAQPAAAGYPAAQSTTNTYSQSTQSYGASGYESTPAAAAPAASQSYGSQPGYTAQSAYPGYGQQAAPTAPQSSQPASYSQSSYSQPATYGQQQSGYQAQQASYGQQQGYQQPTQQPTQAPPAYPPQASGSYGQPPANQYSQQGGPPSYNQSNHYSNYRQDGQGGGSGYSGSESSRYPGSGDSRGPGRDGFDRGGMMHRGRGGMGRGGMGSAGDRGGFSKPGGPMNSDEREMGRPEEQDDSENSTIYITGLTEKANLEEMAEFFKHVGPIRINRRLGQPAINIYTDKDSGKPKGDATLSYEEPICAKAAVEHFDGKEFQSRRLKVSMARRKPMMGGMRGGMPMRDGMMGRGGMMGRGGERGGFIPRGGPRGMGRGGPTGGNMQQRAGDWECPNPGCGNQNFAWRMECNQCKAPKPEGLGGGPPFPPGGDRGRGGMGMRGGRGMDRGGPAGVGGPGGPGGFRGGWGGDRGGFRGRGGMDRGGFRGVGRGGPPMDRMGGRGGRGMGPPGGKMDMRDHRQERRERPY
- the ewsr1b gene encoding EWS RNA-binding protein 1b isoform X4 gives rise to the protein MASAPADYSTYSQTTAQQGYAAYAAQPSQSYGQSAQSYGQQNYGSYAQPAAADSSYTQAAPAAGGYTQPPQQQYGSSYAQPAAAGYPAAQSTTNTYSQSTQSYGASGYESTPAAAAPAASQSYGSQPGYTAQSAYPGYGQQAAPTAPQSYNASSQPASYSQSSYSQPATYGQQQSGYQAQQASYGQQQGYQQPTQQPTQAPPAYPPQASGSYGQPPANQYSQQGGPPSYNQSNHYSNYRQDGQGGGSGYSGSESSRYPGSGDSRGPGRDGFDRGGMMHRGRGGMGRGGMGSAGDRGGFSKPGGPMNSDEREMGRPEEQDDSENSTIYITGLTEKANLEEMAEFFKHVGPIRINRRLGQPAINIYTDKDSGKPKGDATLSYEEPICAKAAVEHFDGKEFQSRRLKVSMARRKPMMGGMRGGMPMRDGMMGRGGMMGRGGERGGFIPRGGPRGMGRGGPTGGNMQQRAGDWECPNPGCGNQNFAWRMECNQCKAPKPEGLGGGPPFPPGGDRGRGGMGMRGGRGMDRGGPAGVGGPGGPGGFRGGWGGDRGGFRGRGGMDRGGFRGVGRGGPPMDRMGGRGGRGMGPPGGKMDMRDHRQERRERPY
- the ewsr1b gene encoding EWS RNA-binding protein 1b isoform X10; this translates as MASAPADYSTYSQTTAQQGYAAYAAQPSQSYGQSAQQSYGQQNYGSYAQPAAADSSYTQAAPAAGGYTQPPQQQYGSSYAQPAAAGYPAAQSTTNTYSQSTQSYGASGYESTPAAAAPAASQSYGSQPGYTAQSAYPGYGQQAAPTAPQSSQPASYSQSSYSQPATYGQQQSGYQAQQASYGQQQGYQQPTQQPTQAPPAYPPQASGSYGQPPANQYSQQGGPPSYNQSNHYSNYRQDGQGGGSGYSGSESSRYPGSGDSRGPGRDGFDRGGMMHRGRGGMGRGGMGAGDRGGFSKPGGPMNSDEREMGRPEEQDDSENSTIYITGLTEKANLEEMAEFFKHVGPIRINRRLGQPAINIYTDKDSGKPKGDATLSYEEPICAKAAVEHFDGKEFQSRRLKVSMARRKPMMGGMRGGMPMRDGMMGRGGMMGRGGERGGFIPRGGPRGMGRGGPTGGNMQQRAGDWECPNPGCGNQNFAWRMECNQCKAPKPEGLGGGPPFPPGGDRGRGGMGMRGGRGMDRGGPAGVGGPGGPGGFRGGWGGDRGGFRGRGGMDRGGFRGVGRGGPPMDRMGGRGGRGMGPPGGKMDMRDHRQERRERPY